One Mus musculus strain C57BL/6J chromosome 2, GRCm38.p6 C57BL/6J genomic window, TGGGAGGGGGATGTAAACATTATTGCCTAAAGTACCTTATATACATCTGATAGCTGATCATAACAAAGAGCTTTAACAATCTAGAAAGGTAAAGCTGATAAAGGATACcatattttggtttattttatttagtcttaaattatatattaatatttttaatgtaaactTAGTGAATATGAGCTGGTATAATCATTCTTTTTACATAAGTAGTCTTATCTCTTTAGAAAAAAAGTTGAGTTTTAGATCATTGTTATTTCCTTGGAAAGTTCTTTAATATTTTATGGGAATATCATAATAAATCACAAGAGTTTTTAAATACTGCTTCCCCTTGAAATCTTTTTCacttgataaaaataattttcctggaaaaattaattatttcaacatatagtgaaaaaaatctatcctcaggaagtgaaaatttaaaatccagtgtctttaaaataacaacaacaaaaaaaatgctaGGAAACGAATTTGAAATAAATCACAGAAAACGTGCCAATGTGTATCTATGGATGTGTGTACctcttatatatgtatttaagagcacggatatatatatgcatatacatagatatacatatatatacacatacacacgcaggttgcatacacacatatacccacttTGCTGGGCCTAAGCATGCAAGTTATTTTAGGGTTTCAACTCTTCAGAAAATCTCATTATGTGAGGAGCGAAGTGGCTCAGCGGGGAGCATTATGGAAATATCTGGGCTTGATTTAATGAGGCTGTTCACATTGGTGGAATATCAACTTAACAGAGAAAAGTCTACCCAGGGCGTCCAAGTTACCAAAATGAAAATTGGCCATTGAGATGATAAGAACGTGGCTTTTTTTCTGCGAAATCACTTCAGGTAACAGAGATAACATTAAATAACGTACATTCTATGCACCAAGAACAATGTTTTATGTACCGAGTCTCTTATCCGTCTCTCCTAATGACTTCCCTTAGCGGGTTGTTAGTACTTGACAGCAGGTCTCCGTGCAGGGAACTTTTCTCCAATTCCACATTCAAAGGAGGTCCATCAGAGAGCATGATTGGCAATTTTCGTCATAATCTGCACATTATTAGCATCAAAATTGACGTGGCAGTTAACACTGGTGGGTTTTGATGTACCTTTCTTCAAGTTCAAGGAAACCCCCCCTGTAGCCAGGGTTGGCAGAGCAGGTCTCAGCAACCCAGCGGTGGCTTTGCAGAGAAGAAGGCAATAGACATGCGTGAGAAATACACCAAGAACCATTTTACCcgaggaaaaggaaaacaaggaaagaaagggtCCAGAGGAATACAGAGTTCCAACTCATAAAAGTGTCTAAGGAAATTTTTAGGATGATATCATATACCGAGAGATTCAAGTACTTTCCAGATCGAGTGGAACTCGAAGATTGGAAAACTGAGATGAAATTGCCTCTCCACAAACTACAATGTCAGTTTGACCCTCACCTCCTCTCTGTTTCCCTTTCCTTCAGTCCTGGCTATGGCAACCTCTATATCCGTTACGTTTTACACAAAATAtgcaaggggaaaaaaggaaaaataaataaaaccttccaTTTCCTAAGCACGGTAACCAAAGACTAAAAGAACTAACTGTAGTGAACCAGAGAGAAGGAAGCGCGATTGGCACCCTTTCCCACCTGGGTCCTAACAGAACAGACCACTGCAGCCCTGCGCGCTGTCAAAAGTGTCTACCACGCATTCCCTGTCTGCCTTGTGGCTTCTCACAGTTCCACCCTCCTGCTCCCCTTGGACAAAGGCCCCTAGTAAGCTGAAACTGAGAAAAtctgccttttccttctccccctcattcaaagacaagaaaaagagcaGCAGCATGAATCTGGGGGCTTTAAGAGGGGTGATGTTGCCTCACCCAAGTACTAACGCCCACAGTTCTCTCACTTTGTCACGGCACCCCCATTGCTTctggccacccccacccccagggtaaCTCGGCCCCGAGGCTGATCAGCCACAACTGGACACCTGGATCCGTCTGACtggcccgtgtgtgtgtgtgtgtggggggggggggttgtcttcTGGAGACCCGGGACTCCAGACAGGTGGAAAGCGGGGCCTGCAAAGCGGGAACCACGTTTAGAAGGCGTAGGGTTGGGAGTGGGCGTGGGGAGAGGGGAGCTAGGTTGGAGATACAAAAATAGAGATCATTTGGGGGGACCCCGCCAGGCTTTCACGCccgccccttccctcctcccccaaccccccaactcGGGCAGGTTTCTTTCGCCCTCCCGGACCCCCCGGGGCGCCCCCTAGCGGCAGCAGGAGCCGAGGGCCAAGCGGGGCCCGACGGGGCGCACGCCGAGAGGCTGGCGCGGCCCCTGGCGGCGGCGTAGTTATCTGGTGAGCGGCGCCTCGTCCCTCTGGTCCGGCGGGCTGACGGCGGTCTTGCTGAGCACCGCGGCGGAATAGGGCAAGAAGCCGCTCTCGGAGCGCGGCGCCGCGGCGCTGCAGCCAAAGTCCGAGCCACCCGCCGTCCCGGCTcccccgccgccgccaccgccgctgCCACCGCCGCCCCGGGAGCCCAGCGCTGCCGCTGCAGCGGCGGCCGCCGCCGCTGCAGACTGGCTGCTGTGACAACTGAGGCACGAGCAGGGCGCCGAGCTACCGCTGGGGGGCGCCCCAGCCGCCGCCGCCGAGGAGGCTGCCGCCGCTGCAGCCGCCGCTGCTGCAGCAGCCGACGCCGCGCTGTTCAACCCCGCGGCGGCGGCTGGCGCCTGGTAGAGCCCCGGGTGGCGGAAGCTGCAGAGCAGTTCCGGCCGCGAATAAGGATGTGAAAGCGCACGGAAGGTGTCCAGAGGACGGATGGATGTGGCGAAGGGCGAGGATGCTGCCGCCGCCGCTCCCGAGGCTGCGGCCGCTGCTGCAGCCGCGGTGACGCCCACGTGCGGGTAGTAGTGCAGCGGCACGTGCGAGTGAAAAGGGTAGGGTAGGCTTCCGGTGGCCGCCGCGTGTGTCATCATGTAGGTGTAGAAGCTGGGGTCGGCTGGATGCGGCCACGACATGGCCAGGCGCTGCCGTTTGTCCTTCATGCGCCGGTTCTGGAACCACACCTGCGGGGACAGCCGCACCACCGCCCGGGTTAGGGAGCACTGGGTATTCCCAGTCCCTGTCCAGGGTCTCCAAACCCTTCCCCGGTCCCAGAGTGGCCTGGCCTGCTTCCCTGGCTCTGGGCTTAATCCCTCTGTTCTCCCATACCAGACCGGGTGCACATTAACTTGAGGATCGTCTAGGGCACACCCTCCTCAGCCCTGTCTCCTGCTCCTGAGTTTAGTGAGACTCCTCAGGTTCTGGCTTTCcacttgctgcttttgttttattgtttgtttgggtttttttttttttttttttggtttggtttggtttggttttccatcCCAAACCAACCTTTTATCTCCCTCTGTCCAACCACCCACTGGCACCCAGCCTCACTGAACACCGGTCTGTCAATCCCAGGATTTGCACGGGGATTCTGGGCAGCCTTTGAAGAGAGACTATGTAGCAGTTTTTCTGAGAGGAAGCAGCTTCAGGTCTTGAGCCCTCGGAGCTGCAAGGACTAGTTCCCTAGGGGCATGGATCTGATTAGGGTATTGAAGGGATGATTTTGTTGGAATCATTTGCTTTAAATGAATGTCAAAAGCTGTGTGCCCAGAACCTGGAAAGGGAACTTTTCTACCTCCTTCTAACACAGTATCTAATAAAGACATCATTCGTCACAACTCTAAATGAAAGAAAGCCCGATCAAACTGGAGGAAGACTTCCATACTACTCTCTTATTTCATGGAGTGTCTGTCCTCTTTTGCTGGAGAGTCTAACGCTCTGTGAAGTGTTCACCAAGCCTACCTAGTTTCTAGCCATCTGTTCTGgatgcataataaaaaaataatatcctaaatatatacataaatgtgtatatacacatatacataaatatatgcatgtgtatgtatacatataaaaacaAGGACATTTTCGTTCATTCACGTTgcccaagagaaaaaaatctttagaaaacCACGTTCTCAATCCAAtcgatttttaaaaatactgtaacCTTTTCTTCGGGTAGCAACGCTTTATGTGAAAAATACATCTCACATAGATCAGGAACGAATGAAAAGTTGCACCTCGGGTTTGTGCCGGAGAAACAAAAACCAGCCCGCCCTGCCGCTTAGGGTGGAGTAGGACCTTGGGCACAAGTAAGAGGGCACCTGGGCAGCCGTTGGGCAGAACTGGGCAAGGCGAAGGGCCGGGTCTGAAGCACCGACCTTGGGATTCAGGGCTCCTCGGGTGAGCCAGGCCTGTCAACCGATTACAATTCGGCACAGGAGAAGTAAATAAGCCTACTCCTTCGGTGACAAAACCCGGTGGATTTCCACACCGATTTCTCACCACCCAGAAGGGGAAAATATGGGGCGGGCGTGAGACAAATCAACCCAAGCGCCCCGAGGGAGGTCTGAGCGGGCATGCGCTGGAATAGATACCTTGATGGTGGTTTCGGGCAGGTTGAGTGCAGCGGCCAGCTCGCACCGGCGGGGCCGAGACACGTAGTTCTCCCTGTAGAACTCTTTCTCCAGGCGCGCGATCTGTTCGCGGGTGAATGCCGTACGGTATCGCCGCACCTGATCGGCGCCGGAACCGGAGCCAGAGCCGCCCAACGCCGCAGCCCCGCTattgccgccgccgccgcctccatGCAGACTACCGAGGCCCGAGCCGGAAGCCGACGTCGTGGTGCCCGCGACGGAGCCGCTCTCCGTGTACCCTAGCAAACAAACAGTTCACAGCTCATGAGTAGTTGTAGGGACCGAGAACCCTGAGTTGGGGTTGCTAGCTGGTGGCAAAAGAGGCTTTGAGAAGGAAAGTCGCTGTCAAAATTGATGGGATCTGTCAGGCTTACAAATTGCTGCCGTTAATGAAATCAATGAAGTTTGGGGAGCCCTTCCTAACCAAATAATAGAAACAGA contains:
- the Evx2 gene encoding homeobox even-skipped homolog protein 2 isoform X1 translates to MMERIRKEMILMERGLHSPTAGKRFSSLSDSAGGAVLEALENSQHPARLSPRLPSAPLHGALGDLPAKGKFEIDTLFNLQHPSSESTVSSEIASATESRKKPSHYSEAAAEADMSSDVEVGCSALRSPSGLGAAPLKENNAKGYTESGSVAGTTTSASGSGLGSLHGGGGGGNSGAAALGGSGSGSGADQVRRYRTAFTREQIARLEKEFYRENYVSRPRRCELAAALNLPETTIKVWFQNRRMKDKRQRLAMSWPHPADPSFYTYMMTHAAATGSLPYPFHSHVPLHYYPHVGVTAAAAAAAASGAAAAASSPFATSIRPLDTFRALSHPYSRPELLCSFRHPGLYQAPAAAAGLNSAASAAAAAAAAAAAASSAAAAGAPPSGSSAPCSCLSCHSSQSAAAAAAAAAAALGSRGGGGSGGGGGGGAGTAGGSDFGCSAAAPRSESGFLPYSAAVLSKTAVSPPDQRDEAPLTR